AAGAAATCTACGTTGATGGCAGTGATTTAGTTAACTATATTCCCGACGGCAATCGCAATGCAAGAATGTATTCATCTGCAAAAATCACAAGACAAGAGGCTGGTAAAGGACTTGTCATTAAAATTGTAACCGAGGAGAATATAACGCAAGTTTCTGCTGATATGTATGGCACTGCGATGTTAACGGCAGGCGTTGAGGACGCGATTGTTGAAGTAGCTGCCCCTAAAAAAGTAACCGGCCATTCCGCTTTAGTTGGGATTTATAAAGCCTATGAAGTCTCCGGTGAAAAGTTGGATACGGAGCGAACGGATGTCGCGAATGATGAGTTAAATCTAGCAACAAAGTTTGCTGAAGACGCAGGCATCGATAAAGATAAAGTTGCAGAATTACTGACAGAAATTAAAAAGGAAATTGCAGATAAAAATCCAGCGACTAGAGAAGATGTTGAACAAATTGTTTCAGAACAATTAAAGAAACTTAATATCGAGCTAAGCGAAACAGATCGACAACTACTAATTGATTTAATGGACAAAATTCGTAATCTCAATATTGATTTTGGAAAACTATCTGATCAGCTTTCGGATTTTGGGGATAAGTTAAAAGAAAAAATTGGTGAAATTGACCCAGGATTTTGGGAGAAAGTGAAAGAGTTTTTCGCGAGTATCTTTGAATCGGTCAAATCATGGTTTAATTAGTCAAGAAAGCAAGCTTCTTCGTGAGGTTTGCTTTGGACTGTAGACGAACTAGAGAAATATCTAGGTTTGTCCGCAGTCTTTTTCTTTTACAGTAAATTATCGAACTTGGCCGTTGATTTCCGTTCCAGGCGCACGGTGAGCCTCCTCGTCGCTTCGCTCCTGTGGGGTCTCACCTGTCCCGCTAATCCCACAGGAAGAGCCGTCACGAAGAACGGCTTTTGCGACCAAAAAGCGAAGCGTTGAGAGCACTCGGCGCCTTCCACTCCAATCAACTAAATCCATAAAATATAAGTGAGGTTTAAAAGTAAGTATCACAAACCCTAATAAAATTAAATCTTTGCTAGATGAACATTGCGATGATAAAATGAATATATCTAGAATTCAAGGTAATTTTTATTAAAGGAGAATAGAAATGATGAAACTAGCTGGGATCCACCATGTATCTGCCATTACGGCAGATATTGAGAAAAATCATGACTTTTTTACACGTGTGCTTGGAATGAGGCTTGTGAAGAAAACGGTGAATCAAGATTCAACATCTTCTTATCATTTGTTTTATGCAGATGCGAAGGGGACTCCTGGAACAGATATGACGTATTTTGATATTCCAATGGCGGGAAGAACCTATC
This window of the Sporosarcina ureilytica genome carries:
- a CDS encoding DUF1002 domain-containing protein, with protein sequence MKRISLLLTSFALLVAVLLPGIKAEAVVDEKLGVPIVVYGANLSEAELDSVRKSLGVENDTEVEEIYVDGSDLVNYIPDGNRNARMYSSAKITRQEAGKGLVIKIVTEENITQVSADMYGTAMLTAGVEDAIVEVAAPKKVTGHSALVGIYKAYEVSGEKLDTERTDVANDELNLATKFAEDAGIDKDKVAELLTEIKKEIADKNPATREDVEQIVSEQLKKLNIELSETDRQLLIDLMDKIRNLNIDFGKLSDQLSDFGDKLKEKIGEIDPGFWEKVKEFFASIFESVKSWFN